A single genomic interval of Notolabrus celidotus isolate fNotCel1 chromosome 13, fNotCel1.pri, whole genome shotgun sequence harbors:
- the lrfn2b gene encoding leucine-rich repeat and fibronectin type-III domain-containing protein 2 translates to MDHIICCLLVLGATVMITQACPKYCSCQNLSESLGTLCPSKGLLFVPPDIDRGTVELRLGGNYILRITQQDFANMSDLVDLTLSRNTISYIQPFSFGDLETLRSLHMDNNRLMEIGPDDMRGLVNLQHLILNNNQLRRIHDKAFEDLAPALEDLDLSYNNLISLPWDSVRQMINLHQLSLDHNLLDFIPEGTFTDLERLARLDLTSNRLQKLPPDPIFARAQDSMILTTPYAPQLSLSLGGNPLHCNCEMLWLRRLERDDDLETCASPPALKGRYFWNLKEEEFLCQPPLITQHTHRMLVLEGQTASLRCEATGDPSPTIHWISPDDRLLGNSSRTSVFSNGTLSITITTSKDYGTFTCIAANVAGESTAPVEVSIVQLPHLSNGTGQPSAPKSRLSDITGTTRISKGAPKSTPEKTVSASEVTAVSALVTWTVSKSAPKVKMYQLQYNCSDDEVLIYRMIPASSKAFLVTNLVSGTRYDLCVLAAWDDSATTLTATNVVGCTHFFTQDDYAQCQSLPSQLLGGTMILVVGGIIVATLLVFIVILMVRYKATDTEPPVGKLTNVSDTHSQTNGGRLGQNGLLMPQSQPQPQPEPKVKAKVTLQDEVVEFKCGSLQSSLTSSSSSSGSLAGGSYSPNSALANIWRSAQSKPRTNLDHLLGAFTSLDLRGVQSGEVGASSSASNTVVRKPQTDREPLLGRTLDSSLSRLLMLPLDAKPRRSQSFDMGDVTSAGAAQLSNKPRRFSSIWTKRSLSVNGMLLQCEEEGDTGGSKGTLDSADWVMESTV, encoded by the exons ATGGACCACATCATCTGCTGCCTGCTGGTCCTTGGAGCCACAGTGATGATCACACAAGCATGTCCCAAGTACTGTTCATGCCAGAATCTGTCTGAGTCCCTGGGGACTCTGTGTCCCTCCAAAGGCCTTCTCTTTGTGCCTCCGGACATTGACCGTGGCACGGTGGAGCTCCGACTGGGAGGAAACTACATCCTCCGTATCACGCAGCAGGACTTTGCCAACATGAGTGACCTGGTGGACTTGACCCTCTCCAGGAACACCATCAGCTACATTCAGCCCTTCTCCTTTGGTGACCTGGAAACACTGCGGTCGCTTCATATGGACAACAATCGACTGATGGAGATAGGCCCTGATGACATGCGAGGCTTGGTCAACCTGCAGCACCTCATCCTTAACAACAACCAACTGAGACGGATTCATGACAAGGCTTTTGAGGACCTAGCACCAGCCTTGGAGGATCTGGATCTCTCCTACAATAACCTGATATCTCTGCCCTGGGACTCAGTCCGCCAGATGATAAACCTGCACCAGCTTAGTCTGGACCACAACCTGTTGGACTTTATCCCAGAGGGCACTTTCACTGATCTGGAAAGGCTGGCACGATTGGACCTCACTTCAAACCGCTTGCAAAAGTTACCCCCAGACCCAATCTTTGCCCGTGCCCAGGACTCGATGATCCTGACTACCCCCTATGCTCCACAACTGTCTCTGAGCCTGGGTGGTAACCCGCTGCACTGCAACTGTGAGATGCTGTGGCTGCGGAGACTTGAGAGAGACGATGACCTGGAGACTTGTGCCTCCCCCCCGGCCCTGAAGGGACGTTACTTTTGGAATttgaaggaggaggagtttttGTGTCAGCCACCTCTCATTACCCAGCACACTCACAGGATGCTGGTCCTGGAGGGTCAGACGGCAAGTCTGAGGTGTGAAGCAACCGGAGACCCTTCTCCTACCATCCACTGGATCTCCCCCGATGATCGGCTTCTTGGCAACTCCTCTCGAACCTCAGTGTTCAGCAACGGCACCCTGAgcatcaccatcaccacctcCAAGGACTACGGCACCTTCACCTGCATTGCTGCTAATGTGGCCGGGGAGTCCACTGCCCCTGTAGAGGTGTCCATCGTCCAGCTCCCCCACCTCAGCAACGGCACAGGACAACCATCGGCGCCAAAGTCCCGCCTCTCAGATATCACAGGGACTACTAGGATCAGCAAGGGGGCTCCCAAGAGCACACCAGAGAAGACTGTGTCTGCATCCGAGGTGACAGCTGTTTCAGCACTGGTCACGTGGACCGTGAGCAAGTCCGCCCCCAAAGTGAAGATGTACCAGCTCCAGTACAACTGCTCTGATGATGAGGTGCTAATCTACAG gATGATTCCGGCCTCCAGCAAAGCCTTCCTGGTGACAAACCTGGTGTCTGGGACCCGTTATGATCTGTGTGTGCTCGCCGCCTGGGACGACTCAGCCACCACGCTcaccgccaccaacgtggtGGGCTGCACCCACTTCTTCACGCAGGATGACTACGCCCAGTGCCAGTCTCTACCCAGCCAGCTGCTGGGGGGCACCATGATCCTGGTGGTAGGGGGCATCATCGTGGCCACCCTGCTGGTCTTCATCGTCATCCTCATGGTGCGTTACAAAGCTACAGATACTGAGCCCCCCGTGGGGAAGCTGACCAACGTCAGCGACACACACTCCCAGACCAACGGGGGGCGCCTGGGGCAGAACGGACTCCTGATGCCCCAGTCTCAGCCACAGCCTCAGCCCGAGCCCAAGGTCAAGGCTAAAGTGACCCTGCAGGACGAGGTGGTGGAGTTTAAGTGTGGCTCCCTCCAGAGCagcctcacctcctcctcttcctcctcgggCTCCTTGGCGGGGGGCTCCTACAGCCCCAACAGTGCTCTTGCAAACATTTGGAGGTCGGCTCAGTCGAAGCCCAGGACCAACCTGGACCACCTCCTCGGAGCGTTCACCTCTCTGGACTTGAGGGGGGTTCAGAGCGGCGAGGTTGGGGCCTCCAGCAGCGCCTCCAACACAGTGGTTAGGAAACCGCAAACAGACAGGGAGCCGCTGCTGGGCCGGACTCTGGACTCCAGCCTCAGCCGGCTCCTCATGCTCCCTCTGGACGCCAAGCCCAGGAGGAGTCAGTCCTTTGACATGGGGGACGTTACAAGCGCCGGGGCCGCGCAGCTGAGCAACAAACCACGCAGGTTCAGCAGCATCTGGACTAAGAGGAGCCTGTCTGTGAACGGCATGCTGCTGCAGTGTGAGGAGGAGGGTGACACGGGGGGGAGCAAGGGCACGTTGGACAGCGCTGACTGGGTGATGGAGAGTACTGTGTAG